DNA from Phocoena phocoena chromosome 1, mPhoPho1.1, whole genome shotgun sequence:
tgtatagaaATTCAGTGAGGTGagagctgaaagagaaattaaaacccctCCACTTGTATTACCCATGATTACAACTAGTAAATTCAAGCCAAAGAAAACTGTCAGCTTTCAATTTGAATCTTCCACACATTCAGTCTCAACACAAAGtagtcaataaatacttgtttattgattaaactgaattataaaaaacaaaacaaaaaaaacttcctaTACTACGAAGCCATGCGGGCAGAATCCACAAAGGTAACTTCCTGGCCAAAACCCAGCTGATCCACTGTTGGTATTATGGCCTTAAAAAAATTACCCATTGAGAAAGTCATACAGTGTGCAGAGGCCAGGAACCCAGCTCTGCTAAATCTGGGGCTGCTGCGGAGACTACCAAAGAGAAGGATTAAGTCACTGCAGATAGCGTTGACCATAGTTCTTGAACTTTCTGAAAAGCAAAGTTTTGACTCAAAAGTCCATATTCTGTCAAAATGGCATCAGGCAAAAAGCTGGGGAAGAGAAGCCCAGGTGGATCCTCAGTTCAGTTTTCAGATGCCATGGGTTCACAAAGCTGGCCAAGCTGTTTATGGAGGGGAATACTCCAGTTCACTATATTATAGTGTGCTcggagttaaaaaacaaacaaaaaaaacagatgagGAGAAACAGGTGGTAACAAATGTCACACCTGTACCACCAGGCCCATCACATCTTGAGCATCTCCCAGTCTCTGAAAGCCTGCTCAATCAAATAGGGTCACCTAGAAAAAAACCACATTGTTTATAAATCCATTtcccctcattttttttaaatgttccacttatgtacattttaaagatgaaccATTTACAAGCCTGTGCAGGTTGCCTCCTTGGCTCACAGGAGGGAAACGTTGCAGAAAGCCTCAGGATGGACAGAAGTATAGTATAGTTGTGGGAAAGGTGGACCTGGATTTTTgctccttttctctgtgtgttacAGTACGTTTCAGTTTATAGCCATTGAgtacatacaattaaaaaaaaaatccctcatgcAAATTgtagaaaaaattttctttccttgaagctggcagtgaaaaataaagattcatgtctttttctttgtgcACACCCCTATGTGTTTCTTCTTCATATCAGATTCTTCTCTAAGCATTAAGAGAAATAGGGGAAAGCCACAGGGTAAGCAGAATTTCAACAAGTGGTCTTTTTAAAGTTCAATACAACTTCTTGCACAATTAGCTGCTGGCTGGCGGACATGTGATCCCTTGAACAGGTATGCTGTCCACTTAACAGGAGGAAGTTCAACAAAGCAGGGACTGCCCCCATGGATTGCAGGATGAAGACCCATACACTGGGAATGGCTTCCACCCTAAGGTTCTGTGTGATCACCTCAGTACCTCTTGCTTGCTAATGACCCATGTATGATCCTTTGTCCAGAGTGACGGTGTGAGAATGGGGAAGGGGGCCAAGGATCACAGGTGCAAAGAATAttggttttgttgtgtttttgtcgGAGGGAGGGTGGTGAGGGAAAAAATCTACTCATCATTCTGGACGATTAAAGGTGGTTTCATGCATTTTTAAAGccacaattttatatttaagagtTGCTGTAGAAACCAACATCtctggagagggaaggaaagaaaggagaaggaagagagagttcagtgggattttttttccattttcatttttatataaaagtgtTAAGACCACaatgaaaaaacttttttatccatatatatatataataaaccaGTTTGTGAGctacaatttttgtctttcccATCTTCAGAAATGTTCTCACATTGACAATGGTTGGATAGCATCATGCCCAAAGACACTGGCCacacagtaaaacaaacaaaacccagatgtACTATGATACAGTTGAGGTAAAAGGGGAAACAAAAGATTTAACATTCGCCCacgaaagatttttttttttcctttttcttgattttgtcAGAAAAATACCAAGCACagtgatttaaatttaaaaaaaagtcacaaaaaccTGTTTTTAGCAGAAGTGAATGACCAATGGGGCCAGGACCAGCTCATCGGCTCAGACGTGATCACTATCGGTTTTCCTAATAATCCACAAATCCACAAGGATGTATATAAGTCAACATCAGGGGGGAGTGGtggcataaaattaaaaaatataacccaAATACCCCCACCTGGTATACCCCCCTTTACCTCTACCCTCCCTAACActttcccacccccactccacacCCCCTCATGACCCCAACACTTAAATCTCCATCAGATCTAGGTCAGCTTCTTCAAAGCCATAGAAGGACTCGGTCTCACTTTCACCCTCAAAGAGCTGGTGAAGGCTTTCAGGCTCAACTGTCTCTTCAGGAGATGACCTGGGTCGGGGAGTGGAAGCTGAGGCCTCCTCAGACTGTTCCCCACTCAGCTTCAGTTGCTCCTCTAGGGAGGCAATTAGCTCCTCCTGCATGTCAGCATTTCTTGTAGGTGAGTTAATGTTGCCATCAGGGCCAGGCAGAACGCTGGCCACAAGGAAGGACCGCTGAACTAGCTCTGGACAGTCCCCAATGACACCAAGCACCTCAGCCAGCCAGACCAGCAGCAGCTGAAGCAGGACATCAGAATCACACGCACTGTCTGCCATTTCCCGAGCCTGCTCCTTCCACTTTTTGTGCAGGAAGTTCTTGACAGTTCGTTTGATGCATACATCTAATGGCTGGATTTTGGAGCTACAGCCTGCTGGGACAACTGCAGGCAAAGTGCTAGAGGCACTAAGCATGGCCAGCACCTCTTCTGACAGGTGAGTGCGATGACAGTCCATCACAAGCATGCCTTTGCTGCGCTGGCAAGCTGTGTGCTTCTGCCACACTCGGGTTGACCACAGCTCCATGATCTCATCGTCACTGTAGCCACTCTCCTTCGCCTCTAGCAAGATGGAGTCTGGCACATTAGCAGGCTGATCCATCTGTCCTCGGTAGAAAACCAGGGTAGGGAGGACAGTGCCATCTGCCAGAATGGCCAGCACCACATCACACCAAGGCTCCCCTGTGCCCACTGTCTGCAGGGCATTTTCCTTTCGGTCGTCACTGCTCAGTACCTCCGTATCCAGGAACAAGGAGATCTCATCAATAGCCACAATCATAGACAAGGGTAAGTCCTGGTTGTGAATCTGCCGTtgtacaaattcaatgaagagtCCTGCATTCTCTGCCACATCCTTAGGTAGAGTGTGGGCCACAGCTCGCCGAGCGTGGGGAGTCAGGTGGTGCCGTAGCATGAAACGCACAGCCCACTCATAAGAGATCTTAAACCCCCCCTCCAAAGAACGTCCTATTTTGGTGGCCTTCTGGAACAAGGTCTCCTCATTTACAGGTAGCTGTTGCTCTCGCTGGGTCAGCACCCACTCAGCCAGTTTCTCTTCTGCCTCTAAGCTCAGATATTTGCCCTCCAGATTCTCCCCCTGTGAGGCCTGGAAGCGCCGAAGCCAACGCCGGATGCGTCGTTGGGGGTTTCGGAAGTGTTCAGCTGCCTGTTCCGTATTGCAGCACAGGGCAAACAGTACCACTCGAAGCTTCTTCACAGAAAGCTGCTCCTTCTTGCCAATCACACTGCTACTACCACCCCCTGATGCTGGCTCAGGCTCCTGGGTGACTGGGCTCCCTTCATCCTGGTCATCGACATTCAGACATTCCGCCCCCTCCGTAGCCAAGGGTGGAAGGGCTAAAGGCTGGGGATGagtgggggttggtggtggggttGCAGTTGAGGCTGGTGACGGGAGTGCCTGGGCCATGGGAGCTGGTAGCTCTTCAGGCTCAGCTGGGGTGGCCCCCGCAGATTTCACAGTGGCAGCTTTAatagaggggaaggaaggaggagggtacAAATTCTTCAAGTTCCGGTCGTGCACTCGGTCACGAGTCTGGCCATGCCTAAAAGGTTAGCAACGAGAGGAGGAAAAAGCTCAGTtaaactagaaaaatgaaataataatagtaatagtagtaataataaagaCCAAACAtactataaaatagaaattaaaccaTCAAGCGAGTTTCTGTTACCTTGAGTGAGATATCCAAGTGAGTCCTATgggaaataaagacaataaaaaaatgttaGCTCAGTGAAGAAACAAACCCTCCGAAGAGTTCTTTAGATTTCAACCAAAAAAGCAAACCTGCTGCCTTCCCAGtcttatataaatttcaggttaGAATGCTTCCAATTTGGTGAAGTGTATCTAAACAGTGAATGGGTCAGGCCAGGTAGAGATGCACCAGACTCATGGTATGACCTGTATCCTTAGCTTTTTTCCCTAATCCCCATCTCTCCTACTTACCCCGTGGCAGGATGCTACTGGATCTGTGAGAGGGGTTGAATACCAAATGCTTAGCCATGGCATCTCCAACAGAAGTAACAAAGGTACATGAAGTGCAGGCCAGCTTGATTCCACTAAGAAAGAGAGTCAAGAGTATATAAGACAAATGTAGCAGTGACACTAGAAAGAGTTAAGCTTTGAGgcttaataaagaaaaagagtgtCCCTCCTTTCTACTCTCTGTCAAATTAATTCATATATCCACCCCCCAAAATATTAAAAGGGATTTAATgtaaaaacttgaaaaattaacAGACCATCAATAAGTTTTTTGTTACCTCACAGAATTTTTAAACAAAGCCAAATACTTGGGGCTCTTCCGTGGAACATGATTGCTGAGGAAGACAAACAAAAAGTGGTATGAGTTACGTGGTTCTGCTTGCTAAACTAGAGATCACCAGCGACTGACAATGCCCCAACAAAAGAAATGCCTCTTCACTCAATCCTAACCTCAACCCAAGCCTGTTTTCCTATCACATTAATATTTCCTATTAATATGCAAACGaatcatgggggtggggggaaatctATTAAAAGGCACATTCTGGTTGGGGGTGGCGTGGTGGTGACCAGGGTCAGATGCTACATTTCTAAGAAGCTCCAAATGAGTGCTGCTGGTCCTTGGACCACATTTTGGGTAGCAAGGTCCTACAAAATCAGAGCACAGACCATCAAAGCCAAATGGAGCCGGGTCTGGCCTCTTACCTGCTAGGACAGGTGGGCAAACAGCTCTAAAAGTTGAAGAAGGAAACCCCAGAAGCAGGGGAGGGAATGCACTGAGTTCTGGAGAACCTGAAATCCCAGATAGGAACATTGGTTTAATCCTGACTTACTTGATCATGTGGTTGGCATAAGCTCGAGAACAGCAGGTACTATAGCGACATAGAGAGCAGTGAACATAAGTAGGGAAATGGTTAGGGAAATCTGGGATCTCAAAGCTGCACTCCAGACATGTCTGCCGGCCCATGACACTCCtgtcaagaaacaaggaaaattctTATTACTGCCTCAGGGGTTCCTAAATTGTAGGCGATTTAGACAACAGATACTGCCTAAAAGGCTACCAGATTACACTAGCTATCAGGAATAACTGTGCCCACCCggcccccagcctccagaagaAGGCACTGACATTTTCCTAACAGCTCTCTTCTGGACGTTGCGCTGGACAGGGGGATAAAGGAAGACGGGCAGAGGGTCCGCTGAGGAGGCCAGTGGTGCTGCCTCCTGCAAGGTGCTGGGAGGGACATCACTGGAGGGTACAGGAACAGTGCGTGGCTGCCCTCGGGAAGCCCGGATTGTCACCTGTGAGTCAAGGGAAGGGATAATTAGACACTACCCACGTTAAACCTCAGAACGCGGAAAATCTCTATTCCTCCCCTTCTTGGATCTGTAAATAGAATGTCAACAAACCCTTTACCTTGGTGCCTGGTTTCAAACCTTCCAGCTGCTTGGGTTTACGGAAGGTTTTATGGTGCTGAAGTTTGTGTTCAATTTTGTCCTTGGCAAAGAGAAACTGCAGCCGGcatttgttgcaatgataaacaTTCCTCTTCTGAAGGGGGAATAAAAAGAGACAGAATCCTTTAAAGGTTCCCAATGAATTTTCTTCCCTGAGGAGAAGGTACATCATTGCCAATCGTATTCTTCCCACCCTTCTGCTGGTAAtttaacagaggaaaaaagagaaatacacaacATAACACCAAACCtagtatttttttatctttttatataactttatttattttgaagtaaagttACAAACCTATTATTGGGTGGTGAGAATCATCACCTCCCATGCTCCCAGAGAAAGGCAGACTCAAAGTCAGAATAACTAGGTCCTCAAAGCATCTCCCGCTGACTTGCTTTAACAATTTGGCTGAGTGGCTTACGCTTCACTTGCCCCTACTACTTTATCTTTACAGTGTGGATGGACAGTGCTACTACTTCTggatattcttatttctttttaaatacaataaatatgtacgtggtaaaaaaaaaaaaaatcatacttttatTCTGTACTCCTTCATGTGGTAAGCTTGCCTTCAACTCCAACCGTCAGTCCCTCTCCATAGAAACAACTTGTTACCAAGTCTCTTGGGTATTCTTTCACAGATAGTCTATGCATATAACCATATAGCAAACACATACATCTCCAATCAccacctgttttcctttctctttctttaacaaAAATGATAGTCCTTTCTACACAGtgctgtttttttcctcttaacacATCAATGCATAAAGATATGCCTCCCTCCAAGGCCATTTTGAGGATTCAATCTGCCCAGTATTGAAATACGACATGTCTATGATTTTCTTCCCTAGGATAGCAAGGCTCTCTCTGTAACCTCAGCTGAGTTACAGGTGATAATTTCCATGCTACTATATGGAAATGCATTAGTGGTGGATTATCAGCACTCACTAGTGTGAGCCTAAGAAGTGCCTGCTTACAAGTAAGAGTGAgggcacatgtgcacacacgtgAATGTTATGCACAGGTACACCCACCCATCttgttctctcttctgttccctATGTACCTTCACTCTTCTCCTCCAGTGGCTCCTTTCCtgcagtattttaaaacaaaggcaTACCTAttccatcttaaaaacaaaacacaaaagcaacaacaaattcTCCCTTGCTACCTCTTTTCCTGGATCTACCACCCTTGGTCTTCCCCTTCATAaacaaatttacttattttatttatttatttttttggctgtgttgggtcttcattgctgtgcacgggctttctctaattgtggcgagcgggggctactcttcgttgtggcgcgcaggcttctcattgtggtggcttctcttattgtgggggcttctcttattgtggagcacgggctctaggcatgcgggcggcttcagtagttacagcactcgagctcagtagttgtggctcatgggcttagttgctccgcggcatgtgggatcttcccggaccatggctcaaacctgtgtcccctgcattggcaggtggattctcaaccactgtgccaccggggaagccctaacaaatttattttttaattaattaatttttttcataaacaaatttctttaaataagttgtctccatttccttatctctCATCATTTGTCCCACTGAAATCTGACTTCCACCTTGCTAACCAACAAAACGGCTAAATTAAATGCTGGCCTCTAAAGTTTCTACCTTGCTGATACCTTCCTGTAACACCTGACCACACTCTTTTCTTCAAAATACTTTTGTCCCCTCAGCTTCCTTGACACCAAGACTCTTCTTGTTTTCCTTCCAGGACTATGGTCCTGGCCTTGTGGATAGAGACTTCAATGGTCCTAAGCCTCACCTTATTCTCaatttggggtgggggatgggggtgcaGCATAGCACTTACAAGTTTAAAATCCACTGATTTATATAATGATGATTCCTAAGTACCTTTCACAATCCAGGCTTTTCTCCCAGGCCTCAGACCTGTATATCCAACTACCTATTTAAAAGTCAGTTATACTTGATGTCCATAGATACTGCTAAGTCAAGAATATccaaacttgggacttccctggtggtccagtggttaagactccatgcttccattgcagggagtgtgggtctgatccctggtcaggaacgaATAAGATCCGgtgtgccacatggcatggccaaaattttaaaaaataatagtaataaaaaagaatatccaaACTTATAATCCTCccctcaaaaattattttctccactGTTCCTATCTCAATAAACAGTCCCACCATTCATCCAATTACCGAAGACAGAATCCTGGGTACTAGTCTTAACTACTCTCTCACTACCTTCACCTAAATCCATTTCTAAATCATAGATATCACTTATCTTCTCAATATCTCTATCCTCTTTGTCCTCATTTCAAAAGCTAGTAGCCACTATCATCTCTCATCTCAACTACTGAAAAAGCCTCTGGCTTGTCTCCCTAACTCTAGTCTCAACCTCCTTCAATTCATTCTCCTTAGAGCAGCCAGTGCAATCATAACTAAAAGCAAATTTGAACACATCAGTCCAGGACTAAAAATCTCTTTAATGGCTTCCCAACAACTTATTATAATAAAAGTTGAAATTCCTTTTATATGGCTTACAAGATTCTCCATGATCTGTTCCCTAACTTCCAACCTCCCCCTGTACCCTACACACGCCAACCACACTGAACTTCAATTCCTTGAATTTCCCTGTCTTTGACAGCATTCTGTCCTTCTATCCCACTTCATCTGGCTCATCcttactcatccttcaggtcttgAACACCCCCTTTCCTAGAAGCCTTACTAGGCTCCCAGAATaggtacattcttttttaaaccttGTATTTCCCCTAACACAACATTCTTCTTGCTTTATTGTACTGTTTAATTGTCCTGTTTAACCACTAAATCTCTAGcatctagcccagtgcctggcacacatcactggaattcaataaatttttcaAACACATGTATATTATCTTCTCTACCAAAATTATTTGCTTAGCTCAGTCCTGGCCCCTGTATCCATAATTAAAAAATACGAACACGGAAATTGCTTGGTGCCTGGTACCTGGTGCCTCATGTAATGCTGTTGGAATGCATTGCCATTTTTGAAGACCTTCAAGCAATAAGGGCAGAGCAGGTGCCGAGTATCCTCATGGATCATCCGAAAATGGACATCTACCTCAGAGTAGAGTGAAGAGCGATACTGACACACCTGAGTCACATAAGAAGGAAAATAAGCTAAGAGTGAAGTGGACAACTGAGGCCTTAAAAAAGAGGTAGCAACAAAAATGTTAAGAtacgaaaaaaaattttttcctaaatgtatAGAAATCAGATTATTTTTCTGACATCTTTTGCAGGGCTATGTTGGTGATAAATTCAGCCgtgaaataagataaaaatggGAAAGACAGGAAAGTCTGAGAACAGTCCATATTCTGACAAAGAGGAGTAGAGTTTTTTTTCTATCTCCAAAGGGCACATTCAGGAGACAGACACTCCCTTAGTACCGGTATATGTATGTTCCCAGACTGGGTTCCTCGGCTGCGTACATGCAGATATTCCTTTATGTTTTTCTCCTGCATGGGAAACCCTGAAAATAGAACCTGTGTTCACTATTTCTTCTGTATTTCCTCAGTGTTCCTAAAACTGAGTGTGTGCAATAGGTACTGGGCAATGTTCATTAGTGGATTCTTTGTATTTAGCCTGAGAGCAAAATGGCTAAATCTCCCTGGAGAAAAAGGCAATACCTGGCAAACATAAGGCATCTCTCCAGGCTTATGAGTATCCTTCATATGCTGGAGAAACAGTGGCTCACTCTCAAACGCCCACTCACAGATCTTGCACTTGGctgtaagaagaaaaataatcaataaatccACCTGAAAATAAGACCAAAGTCATGCTGACTCATAATCTTTTTCTCTGACTCCTGTATCTTCATTTTCAATAGTCAGTAAATTATGAAGTCTCTTCTAGTCTTTCTTTAAAATGGTTCTGTCTCAACATTTTTGCTGCTGATTAAAACTATCCTTCTGTCTCTAGCTCAGACTTCTTTACCAAAGTTCCATTCTAGATTTTGAACTCTTTACGAAACATAATATTCTACCATCTACTCTAACTTAATTCAGCATCCTCCTGCTTCCCATCATTTCCTTTCTCACATCCCACCTCCTCCTGAACTCAAAACTTTGGCATTATCTGATTCCAAACCCGTGTTCTGTCACCATTATTTCAAAATGCATCAAGGAATTGTCACTTCTGCATTCTCACAGGCAGAAACTTGGTAGAAGCCCATATGATTTCTTACTGCTAATCAGCTGGCTTCTTAATACCTCCTATCTCTCCAATACAGTATCTATTCTTTATATACCATTGCCaaatgaattcttttaaaatactacatTACTTCATCCCTCTGCTCAAGGATAGACAATGATTATCTCCTGTGaataattcaacatttattgaacgtTTACTAAATGAGAACAAAGAAGGATTTGTCcttaaaagactgacaatatgAACAGAACTTCTTGACTTACAAGTTACTGTGTTATTTCAGTATTAACTAATCTGagataattaaactttaaaattagcCATTTTATCAAGCTTTTATAAGGCTGCAGTTCTAAATTTTTGGCAAAAGTTTTGTTACATATTTTGAATTATACAGGCAAAATAATGAtagttatttgcatttttattaccattactgaaattattttcaagtttttgcAAACATGAAAATTGTAAATTTGAAGCTCTAAGCGCTTATTTATTGGACAATGTCTAACCCCTGCCCCGTACCCCCAAATGAGTGAAGctgatataaaaaacaaaaaccaggggTCTGAATCTGGGGTCCAGGGAAGAGGTCTCAGGGAACCCAGGTAGCCCCTGAAATTGTCTGCAAAAgagtaaaatgtgtatttttctgggAAGTTTTGTGTTTATTCTCAAAGGTGTCTGCAACCCATTTAGGACCACTTCCTAGAGGTACATTAGATACAAGAacaagataaagaaattaaaaattctgcctAGAATGAGGAAAAGCTGATATACGAGCTGAACCTTGAACGAGTGGTTTGCCAGACAGAGGAGACGAGAGAAGAACGTGAGCAAAGGCATGGTATTGCATGGCATGTTTGGGAAAGAGTAACTAGTGGCATgacaatattttctcctgttttcttccccCTCACCTCTCAATTCaatttgttaatctttttttcttttctagaacaCTTTTAAGCATTGGTGTTTCCCAACCTTCTGTCCAGGCTTTTCTTATTCTCTATGTTTTCCCTGGGCAATCTCTTTTACCCTCAAAGGCTTTTCCTACAACCTATACATCCGCTCTATTCTTATAGGTGTCACAcatcaacatttattaagcaatttTTAATGCATAAACACCATACtaagatttatatatattatctcatacaAAGAAAATCAGTGAGAAACGAACCAAAGGCATCAGTGGATTTAAGAGATCTCTAGTAACCTTTCACACCTATTGGAGTTGATGTCAAAAAAGATTTAAGAGGAAGAATTAActgattttccaaagtggctatccTAACACTGTCCCTCCCAGCACTATCACTCTCATCTCCCTAACACCTACCATAGTCTCCTGCCTTGAGAAAACAGGCATGAACTACTACAGCTTTTGCTTCCTGTTTTCCAAATTTGGAAGGACAGATTCCTTATGCCTTTCTAAGGCTCATCCGATCTCATCATTCCACGTATCCCATGACTTTATCAAGCAAGTGGTTCTccctttcttcagtctttttccaTAGAACCCTCCTGACACCTGAACACGATTAATCACCCTGAAGCATCCTTCCCTCAACCCTATCTCTTCCTTAGTCTATTGTCTTTAAACAAGTGTGAAGAAAAACATAATGCTATTAAAAATTGTACTGTTaccataattaaatataataatccaTTGATGTTTTGGAGACAATTCAGGAAACTTGAAAATGAAGATacataatattaaacatttatgaTGAATTCTGTTATGTCTTGACAAACATACTATggctatgtattttaaaatgtccttactTTTCAGAGATACATAATGAAGTATTTAGGAGTGAAATATCATTATGTctataatttagtttaaaaacacttcagaaaataaaaggaaaagaaattttcaaaactaaaaggaaaacaattggTCTCAAAATATTAACACAAAAAAAATAAGCTACTTTCAACGAAGGATCTGCCATGgatgcaaaaaaaaagggagttattaaaaaaaaagggggggggggaattaCAAAAGAATCCAAGAATAAGATTGATATATACTAAAGTACAGAAACGGTATTTACCTGTTTGGATCAACAATTTCTCAGGTTTTTCATCAGTGTAAATTTTAAGTCATAAGATACTCAAAAATTAATAGTCAAGGATAAAAGAGTGGTAAGCCAAGAGAAGAAGATTGATGAGGTGCTGCACTGTTTCCCATTAggaaaaatttatctttttatgtacAGTACATATATTAAGTGGAATAACAAAAACACACCCCACCAGATTCTGTATAAAAGTAGATGTTTTCACTGGGGATTCAGATGAGTTATCTGGGCTTCCCATGACTGACAGTGAAGAATTTTGGGTCCTAACCTAGACCAAGTTGGCTACTCTGCCACTACACTGTAGTGTTCTGATGTTTGATTCCAGTATCTACTCTACTCACAAATGATTAGCCCAAAGTTCCACAgtctaatatggtagccaccagtAACATGTGGCTAGGGAAGACATGAAATGTGGTGAGCCCAAACTGAGATTTGCTGTGGTGTAATAATACACACcatatttacaaagaaaagaaaaaaaagaatggtaaatatttcattaattttaaagttCTGATTACATACCGAGATgattttattttggctattctgagttaaataaaatacactattaaaattaatttcgcctttaaaaaatttttatttcaaatgactactaaaaattttaaattacatatgtaacTCATTATATTTCTGTGGACCAGCACTAGTCTGAGCCACTCATGGCAATCCCATTTCCCTTGACAATATGGCCAAGGCTAAGAGATATAAAGGGAAAACAATTCTGTCTTGTaagaaacagacttagaaaagACACAGGAAGATATGGTCTCTTCTTCATCTGCACAATTTTACATCCGACTGTATTCCTGAGACTAACGCAACCATCCTGCTATGAGTCAGAGCCAAGAGAACTGTTGAAAAGTAGAAGACTCGCATTCTGGGCTTGAAGCTTACTCCACCTTGAGTCTTTTCAGTTAAATCATATAATAATAGATGTCCTTAACACTTAATCCATCTTTAGTCAAGATTTTTAATTTGCAGCAAAAATTTCTGTCTTTATATGTTTCCTATCACCTAAAATCTTTTCTTACTACTTTCCATCCATCTAAATCCTTCTTGTATTTAAAGACCCTAAAAGTTTACGCATTATTTTCTGTGAAATCCACGAGGatcttttcccttctctgaactATTTCACCTATCACTGGTACCATACAATGCATATGTTTACAGCAAATATATTGTCTTGTTCTCACATTTTCCtatagttaaataatttttgtcTCTTCAACAAAACTAGAAATCCCTTAAAGGACAAAAGAAATATTCTACAAGACTGCAGTCAAATCCTCACAATTTCACCTTATTAGAAGTGTATGCTCTTAAGCAAATGACTAAATGTTTCTGGGCTTGTATTCAGCCTGTTTCTCATCCGTAAGATGTACAGTGTAGCTAACACTCCAACTCATC
Protein-coding regions in this window:
- the POGZ gene encoding pogo transposable element with ZNF domain isoform X3, which translates into the protein MADTDLFMECEEEELEPWQKISDVIEDSVVEDYNSVDKTTTAGNSLVQQGGQPLILTQNPTSGLGTMVTQPVLRPVQVMQNANHVTSSPVASQPIFITTQGFPVRNVRPVQNAMNQVGIVLNVQQGQTVRPITLVPAPGTQFVKPTVGVPQVFSQMTPVRPGSTMPVRPTTNTFTTVIPATLTIRSTVPQSQSQQTKSTPSTSTTPTATQPTSLGHLAVQPPGQSNQTQNPKLAPSFPSPPAVSIASFVTVKRPGVTGENSNEVAKLVNTLNTIPSLGQSPGPMVVSNNSSAHGSQRTSGPESSMKVTSSIPVFDLQDGGRKICPRCNAQFRVTEALRGHMCYCCPEMVEYQKKGKSLDSEPSVPSAAKPPSPEKTTPVASTPSSTPIPALSPPTKVPEPNENVGDAVQTKLIMLVDDFYYGRDGGKVAQLTNFPKVATSFRCPHCTKRLKNNIRFMNHMKHHVELDQQNGEVDGHTICQHCYRQFSTPFQLQCHLENVHSPYESTTKCKICEWAFESEPLFLQHMKDTHKPGEMPYVCQVCQYRSSLYSEVDVHFRMIHEDTRHLLCPYCLKVFKNGNAFQQHYMRHQKRNVYHCNKCRLQFLFAKDKIEHKLQHHKTFRKPKQLEGLKPGTKVTIRASRGQPRTVPVPSSDVPPSTLQEAAPLASSADPLPVFLYPPVQRNVQKRAVRKMSVMGRQTCLECSFEIPDFPNHFPTYVHCSLCRYSTCCSRAYANHMINNHVPRKSPKYLALFKNSVSGIKLACTSCTFVTSVGDAMAKHLVFNPSHRSSSILPRGLTWISHSRHGQTRDRVHDRNLKNLYPPPSFPSIKAATVKSAGATPAEPEELPAPMAQALPSPASTATPPPTPTHPQPLALPPLATEGAECLNVDDQDEGSPVTQEPEPASGGGSSSVIGKKEQLSVKKLRVVLFALCCNTEQAAEHFRNPQRRIRRWLRRFQASQGENLEGKYLSLEAEEKLAEWVLTQREQQLPVNEETLFQKATKIGRSLEGGFKISYEWAVRFMLRHHLTPHARRAVAHTLPKDVAENAGLFIEFVQRQIHNQDLPLSMIVAIDEISLFLDTEVLSSDDRKENALQTVGTGEPWCDVVLAILADGTVLPTLVFYRGQMDQPANVPDSILLEAKESGYSDDEIMELWSTRVWQKHTACQRSKGMLVMDCHRTHLSEEVLAMLSASSTLPAVVPAGCSSKIQPLDVCIKRTVKNFLHKKWKEQAREMADSACDSDVLLQLLLVWLAEVLGVIGDCPELVQRSFLVASVLPGPDGNINSPTRNADMQEELIASLEEQLKLSGEQSEEASASTPRPRSSPEETVEPESLHQLFEGESETESFYGFEEADLDLMEI